The Dethiosulfovibrio peptidovorans DSM 11002 nucleotide sequence GAGGAGCCAGTATCATCCATTGGGTCATGTGCCACATGGAGGCCATCTCCGGAGAGTCTCCGTGTTTTAAGGGCACTATTTGAAACCCTCCGATCTTTCCATAGGGAGATGTCGAGATGTCTATGACTCCCGTATGGTTTGCCCTTAATCTACTGACCGATTGATAGAGGGTTCCTCCGAACCTGCCGGTTCCTCCGACAGGTCTCACGACCTTCGCTATTGTCCTATAGCCCTGTTCCGATAAGGTAGAGACCCTTCCTCCCGGGTGGTTTTCTATCTCCACAAAGACAGGAGGATCGGAGGTCTCCACCCTCAATTTCAGGGTCTCTCCCTCTTGGGGCAGGTCATCGGCCTTTAGAGGGCGCTCCGTTCCCTCAGAATTCCTGATGGTTACAGGTGTCCCGATAGGTGGTGCCCAGGCTCCAAAGATCCCCGTTCCTCCCTTACCGTCCAGTACTATGGCTGTCCCAGGAGTTGCCGCAGGAGCTACCGTCTCGGAAGGAATCAAGCTTATGGTTCTGCCCTTTCCCTTTTCAACGGATAAAAGCATATGTATCGCGTTTACCGCGGACGCACATACCCTACCCGGCTTCCCCCAGGCACTGGCAGTATAGGCCGGATATCTCGAGGAGTTAGGGATCTTCATTACCTTGCCTATAGGTATTTTCCTATCCTCGAAGTCTACGAAAGCCTGAGATCCCACCGATATCGGAATTTCCACGTCCCACCTCAAGTCTGCCTCTGCCTTGGAGACTGACGCCTGTAGGGTAGAGAAAAATAGGGTTAAGAACAAAAGGTATCTATACATGGACAAACGCCTCCTGATATGAGTTAAATCGGTATGTCGGGAAAAAACCATATCGACCATATATTTCCGGCGAAATGGTATATAGCCGATGGTGCTACGGATCGATGTCTCTCTCGAAGAATCCCCATCACTAAACCGGGGAAAAAAGTGGCAAATCTCAGCCAATGGAGCTTGAGAAACAGATGGGCTATGGCGAAGAGAAGGGCTGTCGCCACTATCGAGATGTAGCGGTTGGTCCTTTTAGACAGCAGGGTCTGTAGCCAGCCTCTGAAGAAGACCTCTTCCACCACGGCGGCCACGGCTCCAGCCGCCAGGAGGGTTAGTACGGTGTTTGACGGGAGGACTCTGGGAAGGTCATTACCGGGCCATTTCATAGCTAAAGGGGTCAAGGGGGTCAATGTAAGGGCTATCGCAAGAAGGGACTCCTTACAGCCTTTCCTGTCCAGAGTCCAAGATAGGCCGTATTCCTCCGTCGGTTTCTTTAGCATGAAACACCAAGCATAGGGGCCGTAGAGCATGATCCCGGCTATAATGAACGGTATCACCGATTTCTCCTTATCCGCAGAAAGATAAGCGCGAACAGAACAGACGGAATTGCCGGTATTGCAGCAGCCCAAGGTGCTACCACCGAGTAGAGGACTATGGAGACGGATAAGAGGAAGAGGATTGAGGACGTCCAGAAAAACCTCGTGCCCCAGGGAGTCTTCCCTTTCGCCGCCCATATGCCGGAAAGAGAGCTCGCCACCAACGTTGTCACTATGAAAATTATAGAATATTCTCGTATCATATAACCATCTCTTTCGAAAAGTCTTATTCATCTTGACAGCCAAAGAGGCCATGGTAGTATAGTACCGCTCTTTTGTTGAGTTATCTGATGTCGTATAGTTTGAACCGACAGGTAGGTTCGTCTTTTCGTCAGTATATCAGAAGGGGGGCCTTGAGGTTCCCCCTGTTTTTGTGTTTTTCTCTTCTCGAAGGTGATGATGACTTATGAGTGCAGACGAGAGATCCTTGGCGATAGTTGTTCTCGCCGCTGGCAAGGGGACGAGGATGAAAAGCGACCTTCCCAAGGTGATGCAGCCGGTTCTCGAAGAACCTATGCTGTATCATGTGATGAGGGCTTTGGCTCCTCTGGGGCCCGTTGCCGTCATAGTCGGTCATGGCGGAGATGTCGTCGAATATTACCTGGATTCGAACTGGCCTGATACCAATGTTCTGTGGCAGAGAGATCAGCTTGGTACCGGACATGCTGTGATGATGGCCAAGAATTGGCTTTCAGGTTTCGACAGGGTCCTTATAGTTAACGGCGATATGCCGCTTTTGACGACCGATACAGCTAGACATATATCCGATTCTCACGTAGGAGGATGTTCCTTCGCCACTTTCTCTGCCGAAGATCCTTCTGG carries:
- the mrtS gene encoding Synerg-CTERM system glutamic-type intramembrane protease MrtS, with translation MIPFIIAGIMLYGPYAWCFMLKKPTEEYGLSWTLDRKGCKESLLAIALTLTPLTPLAMKWPGNDLPRVLPSNTVLTLLAAGAVAAVVEEVFFRGWLQTLLSKRTNRYISIVATALLFAIAHLFLKLHWLRFATFFPGLVMGILRERHRSVAPSAIYHFAGNIWSIWFFPDIPI